In one Myxococcus xanthus genomic region, the following are encoded:
- a CDS encoding pseudouridine synthase, with amino-acid sequence MSRKPDKPKPPPQHKRWEGKEKPDWLSRALARAGVFPQKEAEDAIRAGRVSINGRVAKMALTPVPPGATVKVDGLVVSLEAPPTRVLAFHKPAGLLSSTERQHRTGTVFEALLPQLPPELAGYTWHAVGRLDVDSTGLLLFTNDDKLVAHATSPDAHLPKRYVATVFSTASDERVEPLRRGMTLDDGPARPAKVNVRDEHTVEVTLTEGRHHQVKRMLGAVGLPVRALHREAVGSVDLEGIPEGTFRLLTDDEVREGLRYEGRTPFGP; translated from the coding sequence ATGTCTCGCAAGCCCGACAAGCCGAAGCCGCCGCCGCAACACAAACGCTGGGAGGGCAAGGAGAAGCCGGACTGGCTGTCGCGCGCGCTGGCCCGCGCGGGCGTCTTTCCCCAGAAGGAAGCCGAGGACGCCATCCGCGCCGGCCGCGTCAGCATCAACGGCCGCGTGGCGAAGATGGCGCTGACGCCCGTGCCGCCGGGCGCCACCGTGAAGGTGGACGGACTCGTCGTGTCCCTGGAGGCCCCGCCCACGCGGGTGCTGGCCTTCCACAAGCCCGCGGGCCTGCTGTCCTCCACGGAGCGGCAGCACCGCACCGGCACCGTCTTCGAGGCGCTGCTGCCCCAGCTCCCGCCGGAGCTGGCTGGATACACGTGGCACGCCGTGGGCCGCCTGGACGTGGATTCCACGGGCCTGCTGCTCTTCACCAACGACGACAAGCTGGTGGCCCACGCCACGTCCCCGGACGCGCACCTGCCCAAGCGGTACGTGGCCACCGTCTTCAGCACCGCGAGCGACGAGCGGGTGGAGCCTCTGCGCCGGGGCATGACGTTGGATGATGGCCCCGCCCGCCCCGCGAAGGTGAACGTGCGGGACGAGCACACGGTGGAGGTGACGCTCACGGAAGGCCGGCACCACCAGGTGAAGCGGATGCTCGGCGCGGTGGGCCTTCCCGTGCGCGCGCTGCACCGCGAGGCCGTGGGCAGCGTGGACCTGGAAGGCATCCCCGAAGGCACCTTCCGGCTGCTGACGGACGACGAGGTCCGCGAGGGGCTTCGCTACGAAGGACGCACGCCCTTCGGCCCCTAG
- a CDS encoding RNA methyltransferase gives MVLPVRFVLMRPRNAENLGAAARALKNCGLSDWVWVRPEVEDLEPARRLAVHAGDVLDAARRADTLEEAVADCVWVVGTSSRKVEGKRRLPPRAVGEELVARAPQGPVALVFGDERSGLTNAEVERVHDLSAVPTAPEQPSINLAQAVLLYAYEVRVAMLEAAATPPGPLPAAATDAELAQVESTLESVLTTGGFLVDAQPGRTAVRDLFAPLRRSRLTRKEARLWLAALHSLRKRQPAP, from the coding sequence ATGGTGCTGCCTGTCCGATTCGTCCTCATGCGCCCCCGCAACGCGGAAAACCTGGGCGCCGCCGCCCGGGCCTTGAAGAACTGCGGCCTGTCCGACTGGGTCTGGGTCCGCCCGGAGGTGGAGGATTTGGAGCCGGCGCGAAGGCTCGCCGTCCACGCCGGGGACGTGCTGGACGCGGCGCGGCGCGCGGACACGCTGGAAGAGGCCGTGGCGGACTGTGTCTGGGTGGTGGGGACCAGCTCGCGCAAGGTCGAAGGCAAGCGCCGGCTTCCCCCTCGCGCGGTGGGTGAGGAGCTGGTGGCCCGGGCGCCCCAAGGGCCCGTGGCGCTCGTCTTCGGTGACGAGCGCAGTGGACTCACCAACGCGGAGGTGGAGCGCGTGCACGACCTGTCCGCCGTGCCGACCGCGCCCGAACAGCCCTCCATCAACCTGGCGCAGGCCGTGCTGCTGTACGCCTACGAGGTCCGCGTGGCGATGCTGGAGGCCGCCGCCACGCCGCCCGGCCCGCTGCCCGCGGCGGCCACGGACGCGGAGCTCGCGCAGGTGGAGTCCACGCTGGAATCCGTCCTCACGACGGGAGGCTTCCTCGTGGACGCCCAGCCGGGCCGCACGGCGGTGCGGGACTTGTTCGCACCGCTGCGGCGCTCACGGCTGACGCGGAAGGAAGCCCGCTTGTGGCTGGCCGCGCTGCACAGCCTCCGCAAGCGTCAGCCCGCGCCCTAG